The following proteins are encoded in a genomic region of Streptomyces gobiensis:
- a CDS encoding YbaB/EbfC family nucleoid-associated protein: protein MIPGGGQPDMQQLLQQAQKMQQDLAAAQQELAETPVEGSAGGGLVKATVTGAGELQSLVIDPKSVDPEDTETLADLVLAAVRDANSAAQQLQQSKLGPLAQGLGGMPGMPF, encoded by the coding sequence GTGATTCCCGGTGGTGGCCAGCCCGATATGCAGCAGCTGCTGCAGCAGGCCCAGAAGATGCAGCAGGACCTCGCCGCGGCCCAGCAGGAGCTGGCCGAGACGCCCGTAGAGGGGTCTGCGGGCGGTGGTCTGGTCAAGGCCACGGTGACTGGGGCCGGTGAGCTCCAGAGCCTGGTCATCGACCCCAAGTCGGTGGACCCGGAGGACACCGAGACGCTCGCCGATCTCGTCCTCGCGGCCGTCCGGGACGCGAACAGCGCCGCGCAGCAGCTCCAGCAGTCCAAGCTCGGCCCGCTCGCCCAGGGGCTGGGCGGCATGCCCGGTATGCCCTTCTAG
- a CDS encoding Uma2 family endonuclease, which yields MNPTPSAPRRPRPPVGGYTANDLDRLPNLPPHTELLDGSLVFVSPQDKFHMRAMRVLETCLLQAAPPELEVIREMTVRLGLRNRPEPDIMVARAEADTGLGQTSYQPADVILAIEVVSPDSEARGRDTKPSKYAAAGIPHFWRVENDNGRPVLYVFELEPATRTYAVTGVHHDVLKTSVPFPVEIDLTAIERRR from the coding sequence GTGAATCCAACCCCAAGCGCACCGAGGCGGCCACGCCCCCCGGTCGGCGGGTACACCGCCAATGACCTGGACCGGCTTCCCAATCTGCCCCCGCATACGGAGCTGCTTGACGGGAGCCTCGTCTTCGTAAGCCCGCAGGACAAGTTCCACATGCGCGCCATGCGCGTGCTGGAGACCTGTCTCCTCCAGGCAGCGCCGCCGGAGCTGGAGGTCATCCGGGAGATGACCGTCAGGCTTGGGCTACGCAACCGCCCGGAGCCTGACATCATGGTGGCGCGGGCTGAAGCGGACACTGGCCTTGGCCAGACGAGCTACCAGCCAGCGGATGTCATCCTCGCGATTGAGGTCGTCTCTCCGGACTCCGAAGCTCGGGGCCGGGACACCAAGCCCAGCAAATACGCGGCGGCGGGTATCCCGCACTTCTGGCGGGTGGAGAACGACAACGGGCGCCCGGTGCTCTACGTCTTCGAGTTGGAGCCCGCCACCCGCACGTACGCCGTGACCGGCGTCCACCACGACGTGCTGAAGACGTCCGTGCCATTCCCGGTCGAGATCGACCTGACCGCCATCGAGCGCCGTCGTTAG
- the recR gene encoding recombination mediator RecR, translated as MYEGVVQDLIDELGRLPGVGPKSAQRIAFHILQAEPADVRRLAHALTEVKAKVRFCAVCGNIAQDEQCRVCLDPRRDRSVICVVEEPKDVVAIERTREFRGRYHVLGGAISPIEGVGPDDLRIRELLARLADGAVTELILATDPNLEGEATATYLARMVSSMGLKVTRLASGLPVGGDLEYADEVTLGRAFEGRRLLDV; from the coding sequence GTGTACGAAGGCGTGGTTCAGGATCTCATCGACGAACTGGGCAGGCTGCCCGGCGTCGGGCCCAAGAGCGCGCAGCGGATCGCCTTCCACATCCTGCAGGCCGAGCCGGCCGATGTGCGCCGACTCGCACACGCGCTGACCGAGGTCAAGGCGAAGGTCCGGTTCTGCGCGGTGTGCGGCAACATCGCACAGGACGAGCAGTGCCGGGTCTGCCTCGATCCACGCCGCGACCGTTCGGTGATCTGCGTTGTCGAGGAGCCGAAGGACGTTGTCGCGATCGAGCGGACCCGCGAGTTCCGCGGCCGGTACCACGTCCTGGGCGGCGCCATCAGCCCGATCGAGGGTGTCGGCCCCGATGACCTGCGGATACGGGAGCTGCTGGCCCGGCTCGCCGACGGCGCCGTCACCGAGCTGATCCTGGCCACCGACCCCAATCTTGAGGGGGAAGCCACCGCCACGTACCTCGCGCGCATGGTGTCGTCCATGGGCCTGAAGGTCACACGACTGGCCAGCGGGCTCCCTGTCGGGGGAGACTTGGAGTACGCCGACGAGGTCACCCTGGGGCGGGCCTTCGAAGGGAGGCGGCTGCTCGATGTCTGA
- a CDS encoding sensor histidine kinase has protein sequence MNTPPRRLLTDASVIGLGLLEAVATRDWGPGWMFAVALLAATALVLRRRFPRTVLVLSLPGLATSYIWLPTIFALYTVAATPRHRAEPWAWAAVVCGVGFYPWPHLGPLSWAWEDVTLAFLLAAMLALAPLGLGLLSASRRELAAKAAELALSRERERALAAERATTAERARIAREMHDSVAHHLSLIALKGTTGDPARQHAEDALTELRRTVSALRAPGLSALPALVKTAGPQAHLHMDLPDAGQCPLPVQQTVYRVVQEALTNARKHAPGGQVRITLAPGPDTETLHTTVHSGPPTAPATALPSGGHGLNGLRERVTELGGALHSGPEPDGGFRVRAVLPLSITVDGYRPSVQRGYVSD, from the coding sequence ATGAACACCCCGCCTCGGAGACTGCTGACCGACGCCAGCGTCATCGGACTCGGTCTGCTGGAGGCCGTCGCCACCCGTGACTGGGGCCCCGGCTGGATGTTCGCCGTAGCGCTGCTGGCCGCCACCGCACTTGTGCTGCGACGCCGCTTCCCCCGTACGGTCCTGGTCCTCAGCCTCCCCGGACTGGCCACCAGCTATATCTGGCTGCCCACGATTTTTGCCCTCTACACGGTGGCCGCCACACCCCGGCACCGGGCGGAGCCCTGGGCCTGGGCGGCCGTGGTGTGCGGCGTCGGCTTCTACCCGTGGCCGCATCTGGGCCCGCTGAGCTGGGCCTGGGAAGATGTCACCCTGGCCTTCCTCCTCGCCGCGATGCTCGCCCTGGCACCCCTTGGGCTGGGCCTGCTGTCCGCGTCCCGCCGGGAACTGGCCGCCAAGGCGGCGGAGCTGGCGCTCAGCCGGGAGCGGGAACGCGCCCTGGCCGCCGAACGGGCGACCACGGCGGAACGGGCCCGTATCGCCCGCGAGATGCACGACAGCGTCGCCCATCACCTCAGCCTGATCGCCCTCAAGGGCACCACCGGCGACCCAGCGCGCCAGCATGCCGAGGACGCCCTCACCGAGCTGCGCCGCACGGTCAGCGCCCTGCGCGCCCCCGGCCTCTCCGCGCTGCCCGCCCTCGTCAAGACGGCGGGCCCCCAGGCGCACCTGCACATGGACCTGCCCGATGCCGGTCAGTGTCCGCTCCCCGTACAGCAGACGGTCTACCGAGTGGTCCAAGAGGCACTGACCAACGCCCGGAAACACGCCCCAGGCGGGCAAGTCCGGATAACGCTGGCACCCGGCCCCGATACGGAAACCCTCCACACGACGGTCCACAGCGGTCCGCCCACCGCCCCCGCGACAGCCCTGCCTTCCGGTGGCCACGGCCTGAACGGCCTCCGCGAACGCGTTACGGAACTGGGCGGCGCCCTGCACAGCGGCCCTGAGCCCGACGGCGGCTTCCGCGTACGCGCCGTACTGCCGCTCAGCATCACCGTCGACGGCTACCGGCCAAGCGTCCAGCGTGGCTACGTGAGCGACTGA
- a CDS encoding SRPBCC domain-containing protein, whose translation MGHESVHAAVELLLDQPASFELFTSGFDRWWPREFSWSGPDGLTSIGIEGRSDGALYEIGPHGLRWDWGRVLDWSPPSGLVFSWQIGPDRVPIPRVEQATEVAVTFTAQAVGTLVEVHHHGWERHGDLGAGYRQDFAHAWPTALAALRRVAAKG comes from the coding sequence ATGGGACACGAATCTGTGCACGCGGCGGTTGAGCTCCTCCTGGACCAGCCCGCCTCGTTCGAACTGTTCACCTCCGGCTTCGACCGCTGGTGGCCGAGAGAGTTCTCCTGGTCGGGGCCGGACGGTCTGACCAGCATCGGCATCGAGGGCCGAAGCGACGGTGCTCTGTACGAGATCGGCCCCCATGGGCTGCGCTGGGACTGGGGCCGCGTATTGGACTGGAGCCCGCCGAGCGGTCTGGTCTTCAGCTGGCAGATTGGCCCCGACCGCGTGCCCATCCCTCGCGTGGAACAGGCCACTGAGGTCGCCGTGACGTTCACGGCGCAGGCAGTCGGCACTCTGGTGGAGGTCCACCATCACGGCTGGGAACGGCACGGCGACCTCGGGGCGGGTTACCGCCAGGACTTCGCCCACGCCTGGCCCACGGCCCTCGCGGCACTGCGCCGGGTGGCGGCCAAGGGCTAG
- a CDS encoding helix-turn-helix domain-containing protein produces MTKGGKRLGHSKFGWEFFGAELKRRREDAGLTQQDLGNRAFCSGSYIGQFESAIRKPQLDLAQRFDEVLGAGGLFERMWRELINKEPVAEHYREAAELTKRAETLSWYAPQLVPGPLQTEEYAREIFRSCRPFESDEEIEELVQNRIERGQGVLEGSTVPQMWAILDEAVLRRQVGASAAMAKQLRHIAEVAEKHRVLVQVLPFSFGAHALMEGHVTLMTFEEEPPVAYTEGVWTGRLQDDPATVARCQAAYDLVRAAALSPEASLAMVKSLVKEYEDAP; encoded by the coding sequence ATGACCAAGGGTGGTAAGCGGCTGGGGCATTCCAAGTTCGGCTGGGAGTTCTTCGGCGCGGAGCTGAAGCGCCGCAGGGAGGACGCCGGGCTGACCCAGCAGGATCTGGGTAACCGAGCTTTCTGCTCGGGCTCGTATATCGGCCAGTTCGAGTCAGCGATCCGCAAGCCGCAGCTCGACTTGGCACAGCGGTTCGACGAAGTGCTGGGGGCGGGGGGCCTCTTCGAACGGATGTGGCGTGAGCTGATCAACAAGGAGCCTGTTGCGGAGCACTACCGCGAGGCGGCGGAGCTGACGAAGCGGGCGGAAACCCTCAGTTGGTACGCGCCTCAGCTCGTCCCTGGCCCGCTCCAGACCGAGGAGTACGCGCGGGAGATCTTCCGGTCGTGCCGTCCCTTTGAGTCCGATGAGGAAATCGAGGAGCTGGTACAGAACCGGATCGAGCGTGGGCAGGGGGTCCTGGAGGGGTCGACGGTCCCACAGATGTGGGCGATCCTGGATGAGGCCGTGCTGCGTCGCCAAGTGGGCGCCAGCGCCGCGATGGCGAAGCAGCTGCGGCACATCGCCGAGGTGGCGGAGAAGCACCGGGTGCTGGTCCAGGTGCTGCCCTTCTCCTTCGGAGCACACGCGCTCATGGAGGGGCATGTGACCCTGATGACCTTCGAGGAGGAGCCCCCTGTGGCCTACACCGAGGGTGTGTGGACGGGTCGGTTGCAGGATGATCCAGCGACCGTGGCCCGCTGTCAGGCGGCCTACGATCTTGTCCGGGCCGCCGCGCTGTCACCAGAGGCGTCCCTGGCCATGGTCAAGTCGTTGGTGAAGGAATACGAGGATGCACCCTAA
- a CDS encoding DNA polymerase III subunit gamma and tau, whose translation MSSLALYRRYRPETYAEVIGQEHVTDPLQQALRNNRVNHAYLFSGPRGCGKTTSARILARCLNCEQGPTPTPCGQCQSCRDLARNGSGSIDVIEIDAASHGGVDDARELREKAFFGPAASRYKIYIIDEAHMVTSAGFNALLKVVEEPPEHLKFIFATTEPEKVIGTIRSRTHHYPFRLVPPGTLRDYLAEVCEHEAIPVEESVLPLVVRAGAGSVRDSMSVMDQLLAGAGEDGVTYAMATALLGYTDGALLDSIVDAFAAGDGAAAFEVVERVIEGGHDPRRFVTDLLERLRDLVILAAVPDAAEKSLIDAPVDVVERMQAQASVLGAAELSRAADLVNSGLTEMRGATSPRLQLELICARVLLPAAYADERSLQARMDRLERGAMAGGLTAPAAGAAAATPAPAAPAAAQPPAPAPAPAAPATEPAVPEATGEPVQQSPGKRPGAWPTGAGAGQRPGAWPTGGTGGTGGQSGGAAAAPGPAEPQAQPQAPGPVAPAAPAAGPPPGQGAAQVRQMWPDILEAVKSRRRFTWILLSQNAQVTGFDGTTLQLGFSSTGARDRFVGGGSEDVLRTVLSEQFGVQWKVESIVDPSGGSGGNGGSGGSEGNGGVGGAGPATPPAPRPPQSAAPAPPPPPAATPAPAPAPAAPGPGPALVPPPQAAPEPPPPPPVSAEDDIPEEDDPDLDESALSGHDLFIQQLGATVVEEFHHE comes from the coding sequence GTGTCGTCCCTCGCGCTGTACCGCCGCTACCGCCCCGAGACCTACGCCGAGGTCATCGGGCAGGAGCATGTAACCGACCCGCTGCAGCAGGCGCTGCGGAACAACCGGGTCAATCACGCGTATCTCTTCAGTGGCCCGCGCGGCTGCGGTAAGACGACCAGCGCGCGGATTCTCGCCCGCTGTCTCAACTGTGAGCAGGGCCCCACGCCCACACCGTGCGGCCAGTGTCAGTCGTGCCGCGATCTCGCGCGGAACGGTAGTGGGTCGATCGATGTGATCGAGATCGACGCCGCTTCGCATGGTGGTGTGGATGACGCGCGTGAGCTCCGTGAGAAGGCGTTCTTCGGCCCGGCCGCCAGCCGGTACAAGATCTACATCATCGACGAGGCGCACATGGTCACCTCGGCGGGCTTCAACGCCCTGCTGAAGGTGGTCGAAGAGCCCCCGGAGCATCTGAAGTTCATCTTCGCGACGACCGAGCCGGAGAAGGTCATCGGGACGATCCGGTCGCGTACACATCACTATCCGTTCCGGCTGGTGCCGCCGGGCACGTTGCGTGACTATCTGGCCGAGGTCTGTGAGCACGAGGCGATCCCGGTCGAGGAATCGGTGTTGCCGTTGGTCGTACGGGCCGGGGCGGGGTCCGTACGGGACTCGATGTCGGTCATGGACCAGCTCCTGGCCGGGGCCGGGGAGGACGGCGTCACGTATGCGATGGCGACGGCGTTGCTCGGCTATACGGATGGTGCGCTGCTCGACTCCATCGTGGACGCCTTCGCGGCGGGGGACGGGGCGGCGGCCTTCGAGGTCGTTGAGCGGGTAATCGAGGGCGGCCATGATCCGCGGCGCTTTGTCACCGATCTGCTGGAGCGGCTGCGAGATCTGGTGATCTTGGCGGCGGTGCCGGATGCGGCGGAGAAGTCGCTGATCGACGCCCCGGTTGATGTGGTGGAGCGGATGCAGGCCCAGGCGTCGGTCCTCGGTGCGGCTGAGCTGAGTCGTGCGGCGGATCTGGTGAACTCCGGGCTGACGGAGATGCGCGGGGCGACCTCGCCCCGGTTGCAGCTGGAGTTGATCTGTGCCCGGGTGCTGCTGCCCGCGGCGTACGCCGATGAGCGGTCGCTTCAGGCGCGGATGGACCGGCTGGAGCGGGGGGCGATGGCCGGTGGTCTGACGGCCCCGGCGGCTGGGGCGGCTGCGGCTACCCCGGCCCCGGCTGCCCCGGCTGCGGCTCAGCCGCCCGCTCCCGCCCCCGCTCCCGCTGCTCCTGCGACGGAGCCGGCGGTCCCGGAAGCCACTGGTGAGCCCGTACAGCAGTCACCGGGCAAGCGCCCGGGCGCCTGGCCGACGGGTGCGGGGGCCGGGCAGCGGCCCGGGGCCTGGCCGACGGGCGGTACGGGCGGTACGGGCGGCCAGTCCGGTGGCGCAGCCGCAGCCCCCGGTCCGGCGGAGCCCCAGGCTCAGCCCCAGGCGCCCGGGCCGGTGGCGCCCGCCGCTCCGGCGGCTGGTCCTCCGCCCGGACAGGGCGCCGCTCAGGTACGGCAGATGTGGCCGGACATCCTGGAGGCCGTGAAGAGCCGTCGACGGTTCACTTGGATCTTGCTCAGCCAGAACGCGCAGGTCACCGGCTTTGACGGTACGACGTTGCAGCTTGGCTTCTCCAGCACGGGCGCCCGGGACAGGTTCGTCGGGGGTGGCAGCGAGGACGTGCTGCGCACGGTGCTGAGCGAGCAGTTCGGCGTGCAGTGGAAGGTCGAATCCATCGTCGACCCCTCGGGCGGCAGCGGCGGAAACGGCGGAAGCGGCGGCAGCGAGGGAAACGGCGGCGTCGGCGGAGCAGGCCCCGCCACTCCGCCGGCGCCCCGGCCGCCGCAGTCCGCCGCACCCGCCCCGCCGCCCCCACCGGCAGCCACGCCCGCCCCCGCCCCCGCACCGGCGGCCCCGGGGCCAGGGCCCGCCCTGGTTCCGCCGCCCCAGGCGGCACCCGAGCCGCCACCGCCGCCGCCCGTATCGGCCGAGGACGACATCCCCGAAGAGGACGACCCGGACCTCGACGAGTCGGCGCTGTCCGGCCATGATCTGTTCATTCAGCAGCTGGGTGCGACAGTCGTAGAAGAGTTCCATCACGAGTGA
- a CDS encoding response regulator, whose amino-acid sequence MIRVLVVDDEELVREALRHILAAEDGISVSVCDSPGALAAVRHTAPDVVLLDIVMPEPDGLTLLAAIRDLPEPPAVAMLTTFDVHDQLELALRGGASGFLLKNSASALLSQAVRVLAAGGVVCTPPGSQAVISRHLTTQPAPGLDTHPDLDSGELSLARLTQREREVLTLLAIGLPNADIADQLRIGVTTVKTHIAVLKRKLRARNRVALATLAQRAGMT is encoded by the coding sequence GTGATCCGTGTACTCGTCGTGGATGACGAGGAGTTGGTGCGGGAAGCCCTACGGCACATCCTGGCGGCTGAGGACGGAATCAGCGTCTCCGTCTGCGACAGCCCCGGGGCGCTGGCGGCCGTACGGCACACGGCACCCGATGTCGTCCTCCTCGACATCGTGATGCCCGAGCCCGACGGCCTCACCCTGCTGGCCGCGATACGTGATCTCCCAGAGCCGCCCGCAGTAGCCATGCTCACCACCTTTGACGTCCATGACCAGCTGGAGCTCGCCCTGCGCGGCGGCGCGTCCGGGTTTCTGCTCAAGAACAGCGCGTCCGCGCTGCTCAGCCAGGCTGTACGGGTTCTGGCCGCCGGTGGCGTCGTCTGCACCCCGCCCGGCAGCCAGGCCGTCATCAGCCGCCACCTCACGACCCAGCCCGCCCCCGGCCTCGACACCCACCCTGATCTCGACTCCGGCGAGCTGTCCCTCGCCCGACTCACCCAGCGCGAACGCGAAGTGCTCACCTTGCTTGCCATTGGATTGCCGAACGCCGACATAGCCGACCAATTGAGGATCGGCGTCACCACCGTGAAGACCCATATCGCCGTACTCAAGCGCAAGCTGCGCGCACGGAACCGCGTCGCCCTGGCCACACTGGCGCAGCGAGCGGGGATGACATGA
- a CDS encoding IS5 family transposase (programmed frameshift), whose product MSLTDAQWARIEPLLPDRTPKRGGRWRDHRQVIDAIAFKYRTGTPWMDLPEHFGSWKGAHNRLRKWAADGTWEKVFTALLAQADAEGDLDWVVAVDSTIVRAHQHAAGARPKGAPAGEPDDHALGRSRGGLTTKIHLAADSHCRPLAFVITPGQAGDAPAFPEVMARLRVPRPIGRPRITPDVILADKAYSSRAIRTHLRRRGIRAVIPQPADQAANRKRRGSRGGRPPAFDRDAYKRRNTVERCINRLKQWRGLATRYDKTATIYLAGLHLAAIFIWSAR is encoded by the exons GTGTCGTTGACTGATGCCCAGTGGGCACGGATCGAGCCGTTGTTGCCGGACCGGACTCCGAAGCGGGGCGGACGGTGGCGTGATCACCGCCAGGTGATCGACGCGATCGCGTTCAAGTACCGCACCGGGACACCGTGGATGGACCTGCCCGAGCACTTCGGGTCGTGGAAGGGCGCCCACAACCGCCTGCGGAAGTGGGCCGCCGACGGCACCTGGGAGAAGGTCTTCACCGCCCTGCTCGCCCAGGCCGACGCCGAAGGCGACCTCGACTGGGTCGTCGCGGTCGACTCCACCATCGTCCGAGCCCACCAGCACGCCGCCGGGGCCCGTC CAAAAGGGGCCCCGGCCGGCGAGCCGGACGACCATGCCCTCGGACGCTCCCGCGGCGGACTGACCACCAAGATCCACCTCGCCGCGGACAGCCACTGCCGGCCCCTGGCCTTCGTCATCACGCCTGGCCAGGCAGGTGACGCACCCGCATTCCCCGAGGTCATGGCCCGCTTACGGGTGCCCCGGCCAATCGGCCGGCCCAGGATCACGCCGGACGTGATCCTGGCCGACAAGGCCTACTCATCCCGCGCGATCCGGACCCATCTCCGTCGGCGCGGGATCCGGGCCGTGATCCCGCAGCCCGCCGACCAGGCCGCCAACCGCAAACGCCGCGGCAGCCGCGGCGGCAGACCACCAGCCTTCGACCGCGACGCCTACAAGCGGCGCAACACGGTCGAGCGCTGCATCAACAGACTCAAGCAATGGCGCGGCCTGGCCACCCGCTACGACAAGACCGCCACCATCTACCTCGCCGGACTCCACCTCGCCGCCATCTTCATCTGGTCAGCGAGATGA
- a CDS encoding HD domain-containing protein, whose amino-acid sequence MNTETPGIPAPPDTPLARRTLDFVTREESPAVAHHSIRSALFARMLADHRGAEPVRDYDPLPLFLACVLHDIGLSDIGNRHQRFEVDGADTAAEFLTRQNLPGAEVDAVWEAIALHTSPGVAERRGALCELVRAGVGVDIGIGGEFVTEAAAAAMHAAYPRLSMATALTDEIVAQARSCPEKAPPYSLPAELLRERSTPPHRSLLEEAEAARWGR is encoded by the coding sequence ATGAACACCGAAACGCCCGGCATCCCAGCCCCGCCGGACACCCCGCTCGCCCGCCGCACTCTCGACTTCGTCACCCGCGAGGAGTCGCCCGCCGTCGCGCACCACAGCATCCGCAGCGCGCTGTTCGCCCGGATGCTCGCCGACCACCGCGGCGCAGAGCCGGTCCGGGACTACGACCCGTTGCCGCTCTTCCTCGCGTGCGTGCTGCACGACATCGGGCTGAGCGACATCGGCAACCGGCACCAGCGGTTCGAGGTGGATGGCGCGGACACCGCCGCGGAGTTCCTGACCCGGCAGAATCTGCCCGGGGCGGAGGTGGACGCCGTGTGGGAGGCGATCGCGCTGCACACCTCACCGGGCGTCGCCGAACGCCGCGGCGCGCTGTGCGAGCTGGTCCGGGCGGGCGTGGGGGTGGATATCGGCATCGGCGGGGAGTTCGTCACCGAGGCGGCCGCCGCGGCCATGCACGCCGCGTATCCACGGCTGTCGATGGCCACAGCCCTGACCGACGAGATCGTCGCCCAGGCGCGTTCCTGTCCCGAGAAGGCCCCGCCCTACTCCCTCCCCGCCGAGCTGCTGCGCGAGCGTTCCACGCCACCGCACCGGTCGCTGCTGGAGGAGGCCGAGGCGGCCCGATGGGGACGCTGA
- a CDS encoding DUF5063 domain-containing protein, whose protein sequence is MSDTPEHTSVSNPDDFAVQISDQVESFILAVTEVAKGDDPDSAVPYLLLEVSQLLLAGGRLGAHEDIVPEERYEADTGPEPDVDELREKLATLLDPVDVYSEVFDPYVPRSAPVACRISDDLADVLTDLRHGMAHYSAGRVSEALWWWQFSYLSNWGPTASAALRALQSLVAHVRLDTPLDELDGLDTDSNAENDDKELEREAGAVMAAEIAAPLGLKPTRS, encoded by the coding sequence ATGTCTGACACCCCGGAGCACACCAGCGTGTCCAACCCAGACGACTTCGCCGTGCAGATCTCCGACCAGGTCGAGAGCTTCATTCTCGCGGTCACCGAGGTCGCCAAGGGCGATGACCCCGACAGCGCTGTGCCCTACCTCCTGCTGGAGGTGTCACAACTCCTCCTCGCGGGCGGCCGACTGGGCGCGCACGAGGACATCGTCCCGGAGGAGCGGTACGAGGCGGACACCGGCCCGGAGCCGGATGTTGACGAGCTCCGCGAGAAGCTGGCCACGCTGCTGGACCCGGTTGATGTCTACTCCGAGGTATTCGACCCTTATGTGCCGCGCAGTGCGCCGGTCGCGTGCCGGATCTCGGACGATCTCGCCGATGTGCTGACCGATCTGCGGCACGGCATGGCGCACTACAGCGCGGGCCGGGTCTCCGAGGCGCTGTGGTGGTGGCAGTTCTCGTATCTCTCCAACTGGGGCCCGACCGCCTCCGCCGCGCTCCGCGCGCTGCAGTCGCTGGTCGCGCATGTCCGGCTGGATACCCCGCTCGATGAGCTGGACGGGCTGGACACGGACAGCAACGCCGAGAACGACGACAAGGAGCTGGAGCGCGAGGCGGGCGCCGTGATGGCGGCCGAGATCGCCGCTCCGCTGGGTCTCAAGCCGACGCGTTCATGA
- a CDS encoding GlxA family transcriptional regulator, translating into MPAPHRVAILVLDAVVPLDLGIPAQVFAPPDVPTPYRPTLCARVPGLVPSTNGFAVTVDAGLEALRSADTVVVPGFAPHLRTSEPAILDALATAHARGARMVSICTGAFALAAAGVLDGRTVATHWRHAGELAAGYPEVQVDRKALYVDEGQVLTSAGVAAGIDLCLHLVRRDLGVKVANRVARGLVAAPHREGGQAQYVEHPLPARTGGGSLAATRAWALEHLHRPLPVALLAEHACMSPRTFARRFVDETGVTPFQWLLTARLNRARELLEDTDWSVDRIAERCGLGSPSNLRLHFRRVLGTSPSAYRVSFAGRSG; encoded by the coding sequence ATGCCCGCACCGCACCGAGTGGCGATCCTCGTCCTCGACGCGGTCGTACCGCTGGACCTGGGCATCCCGGCTCAGGTCTTCGCCCCGCCCGACGTGCCCACGCCCTACCGCCCGACGCTGTGCGCCCGCGTGCCGGGGCTCGTCCCGTCGACCAACGGGTTCGCCGTCACCGTCGATGCCGGGCTGGAGGCGCTGCGGAGCGCCGACACCGTCGTGGTCCCCGGCTTCGCCCCGCACCTGCGCACGTCGGAGCCGGCCATCCTCGATGCCCTGGCCACCGCACATGCCCGGGGCGCGCGGATGGTCTCGATCTGCACCGGCGCCTTCGCCCTGGCCGCGGCCGGGGTGCTCGACGGCCGTACGGTGGCCACGCACTGGCGGCACGCCGGGGAGCTCGCGGCCGGTTACCCGGAGGTACAGGTGGACCGGAAAGCGCTGTACGTGGACGAGGGCCAAGTACTCACGTCGGCGGGCGTGGCGGCGGGCATCGACCTGTGCCTGCATTTGGTGCGGCGTGACCTGGGTGTGAAGGTGGCCAACCGGGTGGCGCGCGGCCTCGTCGCCGCACCCCATCGCGAGGGCGGCCAGGCACAGTATGTGGAGCACCCGCTTCCGGCGAGGACCGGCGGCGGGTCGCTCGCCGCCACCCGGGCCTGGGCCCTGGAGCACCTGCACCGGCCGTTGCCCGTCGCGCTCCTGGCCGAGCACGCGTGCATGTCGCCGCGTACGTTCGCCCGCAGGTTCGTCGACGAAACCGGCGTCACGCCGTTCCAGTGGCTGCTCACCGCCCGCCTCAACCGGGCCCGGGAGCTGCTGGAGGACACCGACTGGAGCGTCGACCGGATCGCCGAGCGGTGCGGCCTCGGCAGCCCGTCCAACCTCCGCCTCCACTTCCGCCGGGTGCTGGGGACCTCTCCCAGCGCGTACCGCGTGTCCTTCGCCGGCCGCAGCGGCTGA
- a CDS encoding DUF397 domain-containing protein: MHPKYEFGAARWRKSSYSGGSNGECLEVAEDFPGAALWRKSSYSGGSNGDCLEVAEDFPGIVPVRDSKNIHGPALAFPAEAWVAFISDVKRGGYDGEA, from the coding sequence ATGCACCCTAAGTACGAGTTCGGCGCCGCCCGGTGGCGTAAGTCCAGCTACAGCGGGGGCAGCAATGGCGAATGCCTGGAGGTGGCCGAGGATTTCCCGGGCGCCGCGCTCTGGCGTAAGTCCAGCTACAGCGGGGGCAGCAATGGCGACTGCCTGGAGGTGGCCGAGGACTTCCCCGGCATAGTCCCTGTCCGGGACTCCAAGAACATCCATGGCCCGGCGCTCGCCTTCCCCGCCGAGGCGTGGGTGGCGTTCATCAGTGATGTAAAGCGCGGTGGATATGACGGGGAAGCCTGA